A region from the Oceanidesulfovibrio marinus genome encodes:
- a CDS encoding CoB--CoM heterodisulfide reductase iron-sulfur subunit A family protein — MSDAKQNSPENAPAPESLENKESQDQAKVGVYICYCGGNISDHVDVEKVRSRMENVPGVAVARTNMFMCSDPGQELIMDDLRSGAVNRVVVASCAPSLHETTFRSAIARAGGNPYQYEHANIREQVSWVHHGDAATDKATRLVCAATGKARLMQPLEPLRVDALRRGLVIGGGVAGMRSALDMADRGIETVLIEKSPYLGGGVSRLGKLAPYGEDAETVVRDLAARTLSHPRITVYCGASLSSYGGYVGKFSIELSTTAAEDEAPSPGQYVPGKGVGGPMLPQNIALETGVVVLATGFSSYTPHTGEYGFGENQEVITLPDLLQKLSEMKDEKGGQLHLDGRRIRSLAIIHCVGSRQIPGVHEEDENGHLNEYCSRVCCSASINAANTIRESFPDTSVYELYRDIRTYGRGQEEMYAQASANRVVFMRFNVEEPPVVRRIAGEYPLEIEVKDELTFGEELQVPVDLVVLATGMEPAPIHDLVDMLKLPVGADRFLLEVHPKLRPVELPMAGVFLAGTCQAPMDVGEVSNAASSAAVKAVSLLGKGFVELDPFVAEVDLQKCTGAGACVDACLNDGALKLVEMEVGGETVTRAEVTPALCLGCGACVAVCPENAINVNGWTLRQYESMVDMIISDVAFEDSGEAKEEPAVEEETAA, encoded by the coding sequence ATGAGTGACGCAAAGCAAAACAGCCCCGAAAACGCACCGGCCCCCGAGTCTTTGGAGAACAAGGAGTCGCAGGACCAGGCCAAGGTGGGCGTCTATATCTGCTACTGCGGCGGCAACATCTCCGACCACGTGGATGTGGAGAAAGTGCGCAGCCGTATGGAGAACGTTCCCGGCGTGGCCGTGGCCAGAACGAACATGTTCATGTGCTCGGACCCCGGCCAGGAGCTGATCATGGACGACCTCCGGAGCGGGGCCGTCAACCGGGTGGTGGTCGCGTCCTGCGCGCCCAGCCTGCATGAGACCACGTTCCGCTCGGCCATCGCCCGGGCCGGGGGCAACCCCTACCAGTACGAGCACGCCAACATCCGCGAGCAGGTCAGCTGGGTGCACCACGGCGATGCCGCCACGGACAAGGCCACGCGCCTGGTTTGTGCGGCCACGGGCAAGGCCCGGCTGATGCAACCCCTGGAGCCACTGCGCGTGGACGCACTGCGTCGCGGCCTGGTCATTGGCGGCGGTGTGGCCGGCATGCGCTCTGCCCTGGACATGGCCGATCGCGGCATCGAGACTGTGCTTATCGAGAAGTCTCCATACCTGGGCGGCGGCGTCTCCCGGTTAGGAAAACTGGCCCCCTACGGCGAGGACGCCGAGACCGTGGTCAGGGACCTGGCCGCCAGGACCCTGAGCCACCCGCGCATCACCGTGTACTGCGGCGCGAGCCTGAGTTCCTACGGCGGCTACGTGGGCAAGTTCTCCATAGAGCTCTCCACAACAGCAGCCGAAGACGAGGCCCCGAGCCCCGGGCAGTACGTTCCGGGCAAGGGCGTTGGCGGGCCGATGCTGCCGCAGAACATCGCGCTGGAAACCGGCGTGGTGGTCCTGGCTACCGGCTTCTCCTCGTACACACCCCATACCGGCGAGTACGGCTTTGGCGAGAACCAGGAGGTCATAACCCTGCCGGACCTGCTCCAGAAGCTGTCGGAAATGAAGGACGAGAAGGGCGGCCAGCTGCATCTGGACGGCCGGCGCATCCGCAGCCTGGCTATCATCCACTGCGTGGGCAGCCGGCAGATTCCCGGAGTCCACGAGGAAGACGAGAACGGGCACCTGAACGAGTACTGCTCGCGGGTCTGCTGCTCGGCCTCCATCAACGCGGCCAACACCATCCGCGAGTCCTTCCCGGACACCTCCGTGTACGAGCTGTACCGCGACATCCGCACCTACGGCCGCGGGCAGGAGGAGATGTACGCCCAGGCCTCGGCCAACCGGGTGGTCTTCATGCGCTTCAACGTGGAGGAGCCGCCTGTGGTGCGCCGCATCGCCGGCGAGTATCCCCTGGAGATCGAGGTGAAGGACGAGCTGACCTTTGGCGAGGAACTGCAGGTCCCGGTGGATCTGGTGGTCCTGGCCACAGGCATGGAGCCCGCGCCCATCCACGACCTGGTGGACATGCTCAAGCTGCCCGTGGGCGCGGACCGCTTCCTGCTGGAGGTGCATCCCAAGTTGCGGCCGGTGGAGCTGCCCATGGCCGGCGTGTTTCTGGCCGGCACCTGCCAGGCGCCCATGGACGTGGGCGAGGTCAGCAACGCCGCGTCGTCTGCGGCGGTCAAGGCCGTCTCGCTCCTGGGCAAGGGCTTTGTGGAGCTCGATCCATTCGTGGCCGAGGTGGACCTGCAGAAGTGCACAGGCGCGGGCGCCTGCGTGGACGCCTGCCTCAACGACGGCGCGCTCAAGCTGGTCGAGATGGAGGTTGGCGGCGAGACCGTGACCCGCGCGGAGGTGACGCCCGCCCTGTGCCTCGGCTGCGGCGCATGCGTGGCGGTCTGTCCGGAAAACGCAATCAACGTCAACGGTTGGACTCTGCGTCAGTACGAATCGATGGTGGACATGATCATCTCCGACGTCGCCTTTGAGGACTCTGGGGAGGCCAAGGAAGAACCCGCCGTCGAAGAAGAGACAGCCGCCTGA
- a CDS encoding winged helix-turn-helix domain-containing protein: protein MAHEQTQGVLDKEAMKALRGERKQWVEAASAKSRESRKAIKAVKEFLAKDSATVPEIAEAAGLPTDKTLWIIATMRKFGQVAEADKDGSYYRYALTGTDAGDE from the coding sequence ATGGCACACGAACAGACACAAGGCGTTTTGGACAAGGAAGCGATGAAGGCGTTGCGCGGCGAGCGCAAACAGTGGGTGGAGGCCGCCTCCGCAAAGTCCCGCGAAAGCAGGAAGGCGATCAAGGCCGTGAAGGAGTTTCTGGCCAAGGACAGCGCTACGGTGCCGGAGATTGCCGAGGCCGCCGGCCTGCCCACGGACAAGACGCTCTGGATCATCGCCACAATGCGCAAGTTCGGCCAGGTGGCCGAGGCCGACAAGGACGGCAGCTACTACCGCTACGCCCTGACCGGCACGGATGCGGGCGACGAGTAA
- a CDS encoding 4Fe-4S dicluster domain-containing protein — translation MATVNSEFIKELEQSGTDTGAECFNCGTCAAICPLVSDHFPRKMIRYIQIGAEDLILKHAQELWRCLHCGLCTQTCPRGANPGEVLMTLKRRVVAEWRRS, via the coding sequence ATGGCCACGGTCAATTCCGAGTTCATCAAAGAGCTGGAACAATCCGGCACAGATACCGGAGCCGAGTGTTTTAACTGCGGCACGTGCGCGGCGATATGCCCCCTGGTCTCGGACCATTTTCCCAGGAAGATGATCCGCTACATCCAGATAGGGGCCGAGGATCTGATCCTGAAGCACGCGCAGGAGCTGTGGCGCTGCCTGCATTGCGGGCTCTGCACGCAGACGTGCCCCCGGGGCGCCAACCCGGGCGAAGTACTCATGACCCTGAAACGGCGCGTCGTGGCCGAGTGGAGGAGGTCCTGA
- a CDS encoding (Fe-S)-binding protein, giving the protein MYNPRDIIEVLADNVRKTMSPFGVPKGMVNTWWKDQKLDRDGDALLMTGLMYQFVPYIETATKQLERFEDTRWMSYLGYARFVPKLISGAGLAMLTPAAGKQKAGQYLKDIVKVLRKSGQSFGYRPELDEYSGILLYDLGDQESFVRHAERVAEKLLKAGVHKIITIDPHTTYALKVLYPKYVGASFEVHTYFENLTLHGENGGKKLTLHDPCFYGRYLELSDKPRKALQDLGYECVDVRECGTYTSCCGGPAESISPKLSSQIGSRRLESLDSTGEQVVAMCPICLNNLEKSGANIVDLSTVLANSV; this is encoded by the coding sequence ATGTACAATCCAAGGGACATCATAGAGGTTCTGGCCGACAACGTGCGCAAGACCATGAGCCCGTTCGGCGTGCCCAAGGGCATGGTCAACACGTGGTGGAAGGACCAGAAGCTGGACAGGGACGGCGACGCCCTGCTGATGACCGGTCTGATGTACCAGTTCGTGCCGTACATCGAGACGGCCACCAAGCAGCTGGAACGGTTCGAGGACACCAGGTGGATGTCGTATCTGGGATACGCGCGCTTCGTGCCCAAGCTCATCTCCGGCGCCGGCCTGGCCATGCTCACCCCGGCGGCCGGCAAGCAGAAGGCCGGCCAGTACCTCAAGGATATCGTCAAGGTGCTGCGCAAGTCCGGGCAGAGCTTTGGCTACCGGCCCGAGCTGGACGAGTACAGCGGCATCCTGCTGTACGACCTGGGCGACCAGGAGAGCTTTGTCCGCCATGCCGAGCGCGTGGCCGAAAAGCTGCTCAAGGCCGGCGTGCACAAGATCATCACCATCGACCCGCACACGACCTATGCGCTCAAGGTGCTGTACCCAAAGTATGTGGGCGCGTCCTTCGAGGTGCACACGTACTTCGAGAACCTCACCCTGCACGGCGAGAACGGCGGCAAGAAGCTGACCCTGCACGATCCCTGCTTCTACGGCCGCTATCTGGAACTCTCGGACAAGCCGCGCAAGGCGCTGCAGGATCTGGGCTACGAGTGCGTGGATGTGCGCGAGTGCGGCACCTACACGAGCTGCTGCGGCGGGCCGGCCGAGTCCATCTCGCCCAAGCTGTCCTCCCAGATCGGCTCGCGGCGGCTGGAGTCCCTGGACTCCACAGGCGAGCAGGTCGTGGCCATGTGCCCGATCTGTCTGAATAATCTTGAGAAATCCGGCGCAAACATCGTGGATCTTTCCACGGTGCTGGCCAACAGCGTGTAA
- a CDS encoding DsrE family protein, which yields MSEKQEKILYIATHANDDPEKAHLPFVLGNAALAMDIQATVVLQSNGVYLGKKGFVDNMVAGGGFPPIKKLMEDFRSLGGEIKVCKPCIAERNIDESELIEGAETTAGGAVNVAAIEADAVFVF from the coding sequence ATGTCCGAGAAACAGGAAAAGATTCTGTATATCGCCACCCACGCCAACGACGACCCCGAGAAGGCCCACCTGCCGTTCGTGCTGGGCAACGCAGCCCTGGCCATGGATATCCAGGCCACTGTGGTGCTGCAGTCCAACGGCGTGTACCTGGGTAAGAAGGGCTTTGTGGACAACATGGTGGCCGGCGGCGGGTTCCCGCCCATCAAGAAGCTGATGGAAGACTTCCGCAGCCTGGGCGGCGAGATCAAGGTCTGCAAGCCGTGCATCGCCGAGCGCAACATCGACGAGAGCGAACTCATCGAGGGTGCGGAGACCACGGCCGGCGGCGCAGTCAACGTGGCGGCCATCGAGGCCGACGCCGTGTTCGTATTTTAG
- a CDS encoding DsrE/DsrF/DrsH-like family protein, whose amino-acid sequence MEADLMQNLEKRIALLEERIEEMQARMPEDQLSMVVFSGELDRLLAAFIIAVGAAAMYDRVVMFMTFWGTTVMRDPAKTVSKPEFTAKMFDKMLPSGPDGVHLSRMDMFGMGRRMMKSIMKKKGVLSLDDLIRQAADYGVEIVICEMSLDVMGLSADELRDYPNITLAGVAKFLQEANQSAVTLFI is encoded by the coding sequence ATGGAAGCCGATCTCATGCAGAATCTCGAAAAACGCATCGCACTCTTGGAAGAACGCATCGAGGAGATGCAGGCGCGGATGCCCGAGGACCAGCTCTCGATGGTTGTGTTCAGCGGCGAGCTCGACCGCCTGCTGGCGGCGTTTATCATCGCCGTGGGCGCGGCCGCGATGTACGACCGCGTAGTGATGTTCATGACCTTCTGGGGAACCACGGTGATGCGGGACCCGGCCAAGACCGTATCCAAGCCGGAGTTCACGGCCAAGATGTTCGACAAGATGCTGCCCAGCGGACCGGACGGCGTGCACCTTTCGCGCATGGACATGTTTGGCATGGGACGCAGGATGATGAAGTCTATCATGAAGAAGAAGGGCGTCCTCTCGCTGGACGATCTGATTCGGCAGGCCGCGGATTACGGCGTGGAGATCGTGATCTGCGAGATGTCTCTGGATGTCATGGGCCTGTCCGCGGACGAGCTGCGCGACTACCCCAACATCACCCTGGCCGGGGTTGCCAAGTTCCTGCAGGAGGCCAACCAGAGTGCCGTGACCCTGTTCATATAA
- a CDS encoding PP2C family protein-serine/threonine phosphatase: MNIDIDQLKRSHRQLMRLRQCFTSCYDISSSLSLEVVLDSLMLNVMDNLGAENCSLYLVDESRNELFLSLSKGPLGSAIPAGQRLKPGEKIPGRAWQERRTIHVTSEELEPGRDLISPLAGSCEVETTLCIPLMANDRVLGVAKITNKRLGGVFDDDDQEIFELACRQAAISIQNAYHHLNELELQSLESEFLRAEELRKMLLPDSDPALPGCRISASSISCKKFGGDYLGYLAPQNGESVLGIVVADAVGHDLSAGLLMVSLRAYIHSQSKFLDKPQTMIGNVNALFAQDTEGEGYFCTLFLLVLDQEHKRLRWVSAGNPPALLYDPAADSFQELKGGGPCLGCIAETEYQVFECPAPAPGSVCVVATDGIYEASRLDGGMFGAERVKEIIRSHAGQPAEAVRAALLDSLQDYCGTEERDDDITIAVVSFD; this comes from the coding sequence ATGAATATAGACATCGACCAACTGAAGCGATCACACAGGCAACTGATGCGCCTGCGCCAATGCTTCACCTCCTGCTACGACATCTCCTCGTCTCTTTCTCTGGAGGTGGTGCTGGACAGCCTTATGCTCAATGTCATGGACAACTTGGGCGCGGAGAACTGCAGTCTCTACCTGGTGGACGAATCCAGAAACGAGCTCTTCCTGAGCCTGTCCAAGGGCCCCCTCGGCAGCGCCATCCCTGCGGGACAGCGGCTCAAACCCGGCGAGAAGATTCCCGGCCGCGCCTGGCAGGAGCGGCGCACCATCCACGTAACCAGCGAAGAGCTGGAGCCCGGCAGGGACCTCATCTCCCCACTGGCCGGATCCTGCGAAGTAGAGACCACCCTGTGCATCCCGCTCATGGCCAACGACCGCGTGCTGGGCGTGGCCAAGATCACCAACAAGCGCCTGGGCGGCGTGTTTGACGACGACGATCAGGAGATCTTCGAGCTGGCCTGCCGCCAGGCCGCCATCTCCATTCAGAACGCCTACCACCACCTGAATGAGCTGGAGCTCCAGAGCCTGGAGTCCGAGTTTCTGCGCGCCGAGGAGCTGCGCAAGATGCTCCTGCCGGATTCAGATCCGGCCCTGCCCGGCTGCCGCATCAGCGCATCCTCCATAAGCTGCAAGAAGTTCGGCGGGGACTACCTGGGCTACCTTGCGCCGCAGAACGGGGAGAGCGTGCTGGGCATCGTGGTGGCTGACGCCGTGGGCCACGACCTGTCCGCCGGCCTGCTGATGGTCTCGCTGCGCGCCTACATCCACTCCCAGTCCAAATTTCTGGACAAGCCCCAGACCATGATCGGCAACGTCAACGCACTGTTCGCGCAGGATACCGAGGGCGAGGGTTACTTTTGCACCCTCTTTTTGCTCGTACTGGATCAGGAACACAAACGTCTGCGCTGGGTCAGCGCAGGCAACCCGCCAGCCCTGCTCTACGACCCGGCCGCCGACAGCTTCCAGGAGCTCAAGGGCGGCGGCCCCTGCCTGGGCTGCATTGCGGAGACCGAGTACCAGGTCTTCGAGTGTCCTGCGCCCGCGCCGGGCAGCGTCTGCGTGGTGGCCACCGACGGCATCTATGAGGCGTCCCGCCTGGACGGCGGCATGTTCGGGGCCGAGCGCGTCAAGGAGATAATCCGCAGCCATGCCGGGCAGCCGGCGGAGGCAGTCCGCGCCGCCCTGCTCGACTCGCTCCAGGATTACTGCGGCACCGAGGAACGCGACGACGACATCACCATTGCCGTGGTCAGCTTTGACTAA
- a CDS encoding nitroreductase family protein — protein sequence MSTASLGVMDAISQRHSVRAFTKEPVTPEQLDALFQAARLAPSSLNSQPWRYKVTQDPAILEQFGTKEVSRTQTWLAGAGAIIACCADISGYVRDTQASVFFYKEHNIMQGDTMEGVEAYAEREASAAESAKFGAAAMNVALSVSFMMLRAVEMGLGTCWVGMFNEQKVKELLGIDPALRIVGLLAVGHPAPGQPTEHNRKPLEEIILP from the coding sequence ATGAGCACAGCATCCCTCGGCGTCATGGACGCCATCTCGCAGCGGCACAGCGTCCGCGCCTTCACCAAGGAACCAGTCACCCCCGAGCAGTTGGACGCCCTGTTCCAGGCGGCGCGGCTGGCGCCGTCCAGCCTGAACTCCCAGCCGTGGCGCTACAAGGTAACGCAGGACCCGGCCATCCTTGAACAATTCGGCACCAAGGAGGTCTCCCGCACGCAGACCTGGCTCGCCGGCGCCGGGGCCATCATCGCCTGCTGCGCCGACATCTCCGGATACGTGCGCGATACCCAGGCCAGCGTATTTTTCTACAAGGAACACAACATCATGCAGGGCGACACCATGGAAGGCGTCGAGGCATATGCCGAGCGTGAGGCTTCGGCGGCAGAGAGTGCCAAGTTTGGCGCCGCGGCCATGAACGTGGCGCTCTCGGTCTCCTTCATGATGCTGCGCGCCGTGGAGATGGGGCTCGGCACCTGCTGGGTAGGCATGTTCAACGAGCAGAAGGTCAAGGAATTGCTGGGCATCGACCCCGCGCTACGCATCGTGGGCCTGCTCGCCGTGGGGCACCCGGCTCCGGGCCAACCCACGGAGCACAATCGCAAGCCCCTGGAGGAGATCATCCTTCCGTAA
- a CDS encoding tetratricopeptide repeat protein, which produces MKISQKYSKLIFLGILAILVLTVYGRSLHFNFVSDDTLHITQNTHIHPITFNNLTYFWKNSYQGLYIPLSYTLLMIPASLAADGSSPTSFDPTPFHAANIVLHFANCALLFALLLSITESCAASFAGTMLFAIHPIQAESVAWISEFRGLWATLFSFLALRFYLTGVERDTIGKRYILAFVFYIMALLCKPSTTIVPLLALILEHMMYRRSILTSLRRLWPWFFAAIILTCINFSVQDPNSSMSIHSVLLRPLVALDALGFYISSLLFPTSLSFGYGRTPQVALANSLSNINIFLPLALLLILFVFRRRIGFAIYPMLLMVAALLPVLGLIPFGYQAYSTVADRYMYLAMIGPALLVALFWQHLKIVGHVSILILLSCFAALGFHQVGYWKTRDTLHIRAVEVNPESYSSLTYLAQLAFEKYKNLDLTEKLYRQAIQVSPNGIMAYAGLGKILVLKGKTKEAIHYLAIADRSKFVPSGVSYYLGYAYYKQDNNEKAIQSLDKSIRDYPSVMESWILKANLLKMMQHPNASAHTLLDALKVAPNNEKVLHELEAVTPEVDDPELLKEIDARLHTP; this is translated from the coding sequence ATGAAAATATCACAAAAATATTCCAAGCTGATATTCCTGGGAATACTAGCTATACTCGTATTGACTGTATATGGCCGCTCCTTGCATTTCAACTTCGTCTCTGACGATACTTTGCATATTACACAAAACACCCACATTCACCCCATTACTTTTAATAATCTTACATACTTCTGGAAAAATTCATATCAGGGTCTTTACATCCCCTTATCCTACACGCTGCTGATGATCCCTGCTTCTTTGGCTGCAGATGGTTCCTCTCCAACGAGTTTCGATCCTACTCCATTCCACGCAGCTAATATTGTTCTTCATTTTGCAAACTGCGCATTGCTCTTTGCTCTACTACTATCCATAACAGAATCATGTGCGGCATCGTTTGCCGGTACGATGTTATTCGCCATTCACCCCATACAAGCAGAGTCCGTAGCCTGGATATCGGAGTTCCGTGGTCTCTGGGCAACGCTATTCTCTTTCTTGGCCCTACGGTTTTACCTGACAGGTGTAGAACGCGACACCATTGGGAAGCGGTACATACTCGCCTTTGTTTTTTATATCATGGCATTGCTCTGCAAGCCTTCTACAACAATTGTACCGCTCCTGGCGTTGATCTTGGAACACATGATGTACAGGCGTTCAATTCTGACATCATTGCGGAGACTCTGGCCTTGGTTTTTTGCTGCCATTATACTAACGTGTATTAACTTCAGCGTGCAGGACCCAAACAGTTCGATGAGTATACATTCGGTATTGCTCCGTCCTTTGGTCGCGCTGGACGCTTTGGGTTTTTATATATCCTCGCTACTATTTCCAACCAGTCTTAGCTTCGGCTACGGCCGGACTCCGCAGGTAGCTCTCGCGAACTCGTTATCCAACATCAACATTTTCTTGCCGCTCGCCCTGCTCCTCATCCTTTTTGTATTCCGACGTCGTATTGGATTCGCCATCTATCCAATGCTGCTTATGGTCGCTGCCTTGCTTCCTGTCTTGGGTCTTATTCCGTTCGGCTATCAGGCCTACTCGACTGTTGCTGATCGGTACATGTACCTGGCGATGATCGGACCTGCGCTCTTGGTGGCATTATTTTGGCAGCACCTTAAGATAGTTGGACATGTTTCTATATTAATACTGTTATCATGTTTTGCCGCCCTTGGATTTCATCAGGTCGGATACTGGAAAACCAGAGACACGCTGCACATACGGGCTGTGGAGGTGAATCCGGAAAGTTACTCCTCTTTAACTTACCTCGCCCAGCTTGCTTTTGAGAAATACAAAAACCTCGATCTCACTGAAAAATTATACCGACAGGCAATACAGGTTTCGCCTAATGGAATCATGGCATACGCCGGTCTTGGTAAGATATTGGTTTTAAAAGGCAAAACAAAAGAAGCAATTCATTATCTTGCGATTGCTGATAGATCCAAATTCGTTCCAAGTGGAGTTAGTTACTACCTTGGATATGCATACTACAAGCAAGACAATAACGAAAAAGCCATACAATCGTTGGATAAATCCATTCGCGACTATCCTAGCGTGATGGAATCTTGGATACTTAAGGCAAATTTATTAAAGATGATGCAACACCCCAATGCTTCTGCTCACACTCTGCTTGATGCATTGAAAGTTGCCCCGAACAATGAAAAAGTCCTGCACGAGCTTGAAGCTGTCACTCCAGAGGTCGACGATCCTGAGCTTTTGAAGGAAATCGACGCCCGTCTGCACACACCGTGA
- a CDS encoding cyclophilin-like fold protein, whose product MYTNIIRLAPMLLFGFIVCASIVACIGKARASEADSDSLVNGLALSDMKVTITSKGHTATFQLYGTKAAQEFYDQLPLKLDLTNFRDAQWMFYPPKKLSVTANEAYHDGKKGELSYYEPWGDAFMLYKDFYAGDEMHRLGVGLSGIDDIAEMSGNAIIQKIEQNAAGDEATMQMTVSANGNTIVFELNDSSAAKELYSQLPLDIAVENYSSNEKIFYPPKKLNTANTPLAKNVQAGTLAYYAPWGDVVMFYGSFGSASGLYELGHAITGREHIKQLSGTIRIGTGNTP is encoded by the coding sequence GTGTATACGAATATAATTCGCCTTGCGCCTATGCTTTTGTTTGGGTTCATCGTTTGTGCTTCCATTGTTGCCTGCATCGGAAAAGCGAGAGCGTCTGAAGCGGATAGTGATTCCTTGGTCAATGGCCTTGCTTTGTCCGATATGAAGGTAACAATCACCTCCAAGGGACATACGGCAACATTCCAGTTGTATGGCACCAAAGCCGCACAAGAGTTCTACGACCAACTGCCCCTTAAACTGGATTTGACCAACTTTCGCGATGCCCAGTGGATGTTTTATCCACCCAAAAAGCTGAGCGTGACTGCCAACGAGGCGTATCACGACGGCAAAAAGGGAGAGCTGAGCTACTATGAACCCTGGGGTGACGCGTTCATGCTCTACAAGGACTTCTACGCGGGCGATGAAATGCACCGCCTTGGTGTCGGCTTAAGCGGAATCGATGATATAGCCGAAATGTCGGGCAATGCCATCATCCAAAAAATCGAACAGAATGCAGCAGGAGATGAAGCAACCATGCAGATGACCGTGAGTGCGAATGGAAATACTATTGTGTTTGAACTCAATGACAGCTCGGCAGCTAAAGAGCTTTACAGCCAGCTGCCGTTGGACATAGCCGTAGAAAACTACAGCAGCAATGAGAAGATCTTCTATCCGCCCAAGAAGCTGAATACTGCCAACACACCGCTCGCCAAAAACGTTCAGGCTGGAACTCTCGCCTACTACGCACCATGGGGAGACGTCGTCATGTTCTACGGCAGCTTTGGCTCGGCTTCTGGTTTATACGAACTGGGCCATGCCATAACGGGACGCGAGCATATCAAGCAATTATCTGGAACGATACGCATCGGGACAGGAAACACGCCGTAA
- a CDS encoding tautomerase family protein, with the protein MESKLSRRNFMATGAVALGAAVTWELTGIISAGGIAESEALASEGLEENTMPHISVKLFPGRSEETKQRLADAIVQDVVDIIGCEERSVTVSIEEVSSGDWKEKVYDPEIREQMDTLYKKPGYSM; encoded by the coding sequence ATGGAGAGCAAACTGTCGCGCCGCAACTTCATGGCCACGGGTGCTGTCGCCCTCGGTGCTGCTGTCACATGGGAGCTTACCGGGATCATCAGCGCTGGAGGAATCGCAGAGTCCGAAGCGCTGGCATCGGAAGGACTAGAGGAGAACACCATGCCGCATATCAGCGTCAAGCTCTTCCCTGGAAGGTCGGAAGAGACCAAGCAACGACTCGCCGACGCCATTGTGCAAGATGTGGTCGATATCATCGGATGCGAAGAAAGATCGGTAACTGTCTCTATTGAAGAAGTCTCCTCCGGCGACTGGAAGGAAAAGGTCTATGATCCGGAAATTCGAGAACAGATGGACACCCTTTACAAGAAACCAGGGTACTCCATGTAG
- a CDS encoding cupin domain-containing protein, translating into MSESCDTNVFGRGEENTAYAKYFVGQSYLKILSTEGVTVANVTFEPKCRNNWHIHHADKGGGQILLCTAGRGWYQEGEKPARALKPGDVVNIPAGMKHWHGAAKDSWFTHLAVEVPGENTSNEWLDPVSDDEYAALD; encoded by the coding sequence ATGTCTGAATCCTGCGATACGAATGTTTTTGGACGGGGTGAGGAAAACACAGCGTATGCGAAATACTTTGTGGGGCAGAGCTATCTGAAGATCCTCTCCACGGAGGGCGTTACCGTTGCCAATGTCACCTTTGAACCGAAGTGCCGCAACAACTGGCACATTCACCACGCGGACAAGGGCGGCGGACAGATTCTGCTGTGTACAGCCGGACGCGGCTGGTACCAGGAAGGGGAGAAGCCGGCTCGTGCGCTGAAACCCGGGGATGTCGTCAATATTCCCGCCGGCATGAAGCACTGGCATGGAGCGGCCAAAGACAGCTGGTTCACGCACCTGGCCGTGGAGGTTCCTGGCGAGAACACAAGCAACGAGTGGCTGGATCCGGTTTCGGACGACGAGTACGCCGCGCTCGATTAG